In Quercus robur chromosome 11, dhQueRobu3.1, whole genome shotgun sequence, the sequence CCTCAATAGTGAGACCAGAAGAATTTCAAGAAATGATAGAAGAGTTGTTCTTGCTAAATGGGGTGTTTAATATTGGGGATTGGATACCATGGCTCAATTTCTTGGACTTGCAGGGGTACGTGAAGCAAATGATggctttaaagaaaaaatttgatCGGTTCCTTGACCATGTGTTTAACGAACACAGGAAAAAAATGGAAGGAGTGAAGGATTTTGTGCCAATGGATATGGTGGATATATTATTGCAGCTGGCTAATGATCCAAATATTGATGTTAAGCTCACTTACGATAGTATTAAGGCACTCACCCAGGTACTACCGCTACTTTTCTAaagttattttttctatttttcttcgaCTTTAGCAATTcaattatatacacacacacaaaataaatagatcTAATTCTTCATCACATAATATTCTAACATATCAtttatcaaatcaaaatcaaataatgcATATTCTTAATATCATTGTTATATAACATGTCAAATaggataaaagaaaataaatcttaatgaagaaaaaaagtcaaatgtgagtaagtaaatgaaaaaaaaaaaaaaaaactttatgatttatttagataccgcttattttgctgaaaactaaaaactgaaaacaatggaataaaataatttttaaatgtgtgaataatactgtgggacccatttttaataaaagtttgtgtgaaaaaagaggtttgtgagtcccgtgaacagtacatTGTTCACGAGACCCACTAACAGACATATTTCATTGCAAAATTTGCTAGTTAAAGAGgtagtgggtcccgtgcacagTGCATGGAACCCACAGACAAACAACATCCCATGTGGAAACActgttctcaaaataaaataaaggaaaatgcaAATGCACAAACGCAGCACAAAAACGTTAATCCAAATGCATACTtaatgagagggaaaaaaaattcataggtGAGTAGAGTAATGACAAAAAATGAGTCTAGAAATAACAAAATCTTTGCTTTTACATTCTAGCCGAAATCATCATAACACTCAGAATTTAGTGGAATGGATCCGAGTGGGCTGAAATTTAGACCTAGGTGAAAGAGACGGTGGGTGATTCATATTGGTTATCTAAGAGTTATGAAACTTTCTAGCTGGAACAAAATGAAATTGATAATAATATGAGGAATGGATAAATTCTCCTCCTACACTTGCTTATTTTCCTCCCATGTTCTCTAGTATGTCATATTTACTTTTGATTGACGTTAGgtatactacaaattttactacataaactttacaaactaatatgttataattacaaattataaaaaaaaaaaaaaaaattctaacattCATTTATGGGTAAAACATACCTTATGTATAGTATATTAAATTCTCTAATTCCTCAGTCAGATAATAATTACTTTATTAGTTTTtacattattaattttttttgtgtggataattGGATAGTTAGATACTaaccaaataaattataaaatttttggtgattttaatataaatttaatacaaaGGAAAGTGGGAATTTGAACCCTGCATGTCTTAGGCACGTTAAGAGATGCCCACCAATTGAGCAAAAAAAGCTTTTGGCAATTTCTCATACTAGTATTGACATTTTGTCAGGATCTACTAGCTGGAGGCGTAGATACCTCTGTAACAATTATGGAATGGGCAATGGCCGAATTATTAAAGCAACCACCCCTCATCAAAAAGGCCACTGAAGAGCTGGATAGAGTAAttgggagagagagatgggtgGAAGAGAAAGACATTCCAGAACTTCCTTATATTGAAGCAATTGTGAAAGAGACAATGAGGAAGCACCCTGTGGCTGGATTACTTGTACCACGTTTAGCTCTTGAAGATTGTGATGTAGTTGGTTACAAAATTCAGAAAGGAACTAGAGTCTTCATAAACACATGGAGTATAGGGAGAGATCCTTCAATATGGGATGCACCTGAAGAGTTCTGCCCAGATAGGTTTTTAGGGAAGGCTATTGATGTGAAGGGGCAAAATTTTGAGCTACTGCCATTTGGTTCAGGGAGGAGAATGTGCCCTGGCTACAACCATGGACTAAAGGTGGTTAGCACTACCTTGGCTAATATGTTGCATGGATTTTACTATAAATTACCAGATAACATGAACCGTGAAGATTTAAGCATGGACGAAGTTTATGGATTTGCAACAGCTCTCAAATTCCCACTTATTGCAGTGATGGAGCCTCGCCTCCCGCTTCATCTTTATTAGTTGTGAATTTGACATGTACTACCTTCTCTTTGATGTACCCTTTTGTTATTATGATACCTTGCTACTAAATAATTGTGTCTTAGTCATGTATGATGTACCAAGTctctagttttgttgaaaataaacTTTCAAAAAAGAGAAGTTTGGTTTGGGCTACATTTTGAAATATGGTGAACAAGATTGACAAATGTGTTTTAATAAACcaaatgttttacttttttattttttggggtaaaATACAGTTAACACCCTTGTGATTTTGGCTAATGTCAGCAAGGttcaaaacttttaaaactGACTAGCTTGGTTCTTAAACTAGTAAAGCCAACTTGGATCCTAaacaatttctctctctctctctctcatagtgATTAGGGACCAAGTTGGTCACtgtttaaaagttttggacttAACTGACGTTAACCCAAATCTTATGGGCATTAACTGTATtttacccttatttttttttttttttttttgagtataaAGTACAAACCAAATGTTTTATGTGTTCTCCCAAAACTGTTTGAACAAGAGtatttacaatttatttataagtgGGTTAAGACTCAATCCTACAGATTAGGCCCCAAACTTCCCTTGGTTCCTCTCAATTTCCTTATGTTTCCAtgtttttctcctctctcttgCTTTCTCCCTCCCCAGAATTTTCCAACCCCCTGCCTTtaccttcttctcctttttataGTCTCTTATTAGTGGGGTCATAATCATTATCTCCCCACTTTCACACATATTCCTATGTTCATCAGAATCTCAAGGGATCCTCACAACTTTAGAGGATTCCCTTGAAACTTGTTCAAGACACCGAATAGTGTTCAGGGGTGGTTCCTTAATGGCACTATCAGTCCTCAGCTACCAATCTTACTAGGTTCGTGTTAAACCCCGACTACCTTTGTTATCGGTCAACGTTTAGCCGATCACTCAAGAGTCTCTCACGTTGTCATCCCCTCGGCCACGGTCTTGATCTCGGGGTTGAGCCCATTGCGATAAGGCCTAAGGCCTATTCTCTCCTTGCATACCAAGTTTAATTTGTCTGATGGGTCTCAGGCTTTATGTTGGGATTTGATCAAGTAGGCAGACATGGTTGCCCGGGCCCAATTCACCCACATTTTACTAATTCAACTACTTTAGAATTCTTCGGAATGCTTAGCAAGTTAGCATATTATAAAGATACAtgccaacaacaaaaaaaactagtttaatTATCGGTTCAAACAACTAGTTCAATATATGATTACATATACAAGATTAGTTTTAACTTATCTTCTTTCAAATATAGAttccaaccaaagaaaaaaaaatc encodes:
- the LOC126707075 gene encoding dimethylnonatriene synthase-like yields the protein MESSSSWALLVMASLAALAFLSKLFPFKFHQLKFPPGPKPWPIIGNLNLKGSHPPKSLHILAQKYGPIMQLKFGSFPVVVASSAEMAKEFLKTHDHVFASRPKSAAGKYLSYNHHNITWAPAGPYWRQGRKIFLSELFNSKRLESYQYIRVEEMRAFLSRLCTLSGKPVVLKDHLFRFTLSSMSRIILSKKYVSDESKCETSIVRPEEFQEMIEELFLLNGVFNIGDWIPWLNFLDLQGYVKQMMALKKKFDRFLDHVFNEHRKKMEGVKDFVPMDMVDILLQLANDPNIDVKLTYDSIKALTQDLLAGGVDTSVTIMEWAMAELLKQPPLIKKATEELDRVIGRERWVEEKDIPELPYIEAIVKETMRKHPVAGLLVPRLALEDCDVVGYKIQKGTRVFINTWSIGRDPSIWDAPEEFCPDRFLGKAIDVKGQNFELLPFGSGRRMCPGYNHGLKVVSTTLANMLHGFYYKLPDNMNREDLSMDEVYGFATALKFPLIAVMEPRLPLHLY